A stretch of DNA from Papio anubis isolate 15944 chromosome 4, Panubis1.0, whole genome shotgun sequence:
GGGCACAGCATTaggataaacagctaatgcatgtggggcttaatacctgggtgatgggttgataggtgcaggaaactaccatggcacacgtctacctatgtaacaaacctacatgtcctgcacatgtatcctggaacttaaattaaggctgggcacggtgactcacgcctgtaatctcagcactttgggaagccaagacgagtggatcatctgaggtcaggagttccagaacagcctggccaacatggtgaaaccccatctctactaaaagtacaaaaaaaattaaccaggcatggtggcaggtgctcacaatcccagctactcaggaagctgaagcaggagaatcacttgaacctgggaagtgaagattgcagtgagctgagattgtgccactgcactctagcctgggtgacagagcaagactacatctcaaaaaaagaaaaataaaatgtttaaaatttttttaaaaaaaaaagaaaatcaattaatgtgatatatcacaggaatagaagaaagggaaaaaaaccacgattatctcaagtaatgaagaaaaagcatttgacaaaattcaatgcctttcatgacaaaaagaaaacattcagaaaactaggaataggaGGAAATTTCCTTAACATGTtaaagggcatctatgaaaatCCCAGAGCAAACATCACACTCAACAGTGAAAGGCTGAAAGCTTTCCCCTGATTGTTCCACCaattaggaacaagacaaggactcccactttcaccactgttctTCAAATTGTACTGGctgctctggccagggcaattggatgagaaacagaaaccaaaggcATCCTaacaggaaaggaggaaggaaaactaTTTCTATTGACAGATGACTAAATCCTACGtacagaaaatctcaaagaatccACAAGAAGGCTACAAGAGCTAATTAACAATATCAGCAAAGTCACAGGACACAATATCAACACCCAAAAATCTATACGCCAGTAATGAACAaccagaaaaggaaattaaggccaggcacggtggctcacacctgtaatcccagcactttgggaggccaaggcagacggattggttgagcccagaagttcaagaatagtctgggcaacatggagaaaccccatctccactaaaaatagaaaatatagctGGCCgtagtggtatgcacctatagtcccagctactcaggaggttgaggtgagaggatcacctgaccctgggatgcagaggttgcagtgagctgagattgcatcaggccactgcactccagcctgggccacagaacaagacactgtctcagaaaaaaaacaaaaaaaggaaagaaaaaagaaaaaaaagaaaaggaaattaagagaaCAATTCCACTTACATATGTGTTGGAAAATATAAAGtatctaggaatacatttaaccaaggaggtgaaagacatatacattgaaaactataaaacattgctgaaagaaattaaagacaatctaaataaatggaaagacatcctaaattcatggactggaagatttagtattgttaagatgtcagtactACCCAGTGATCTagagattcaatacaatcccaaCCTATCAAGGTCTCAATagctggccaggcatggcagctcatgcctgtaatcccatcactagAAGGCTGAAGCAACAGGATTGCTTAACAGGAGGTTGAaatcagcctaagcaacatactgaaaccttgtctctacagaaaattttaaaagtacctgggtgtggtggcacatacctgtagtcccagctactcaagaggctgaggcaagagaatcccttgagcccaggagttcaaggctgcaatgagctatgatcctatgatcatgctactgtactccagcctgggtgacagagagaaacctggtctctaaaaacaaacaaaaaacccaacagccttttttgcagaaatggaaaagcaaattcttaaaatcatatgaaattgTAAGGGGCCTTGAGTAGATAAAACGATcttggaaaagaacaaagctgaagaactgacatttcctgattccaaaacttactacaaaggtacagtaatcaaaactgtgTGGTACTTAGAATAAACAGATTTTCCTAAAAacaaacagtgtggtactggcataaggatagacatacagatcaatggatGGAATCAAAGTGAGAGTTCAGAAACAAACCCAGGGcttgcttcagcagcacatatactaaaagtGGAACGATACAGAAATAAACCCAACATCTACAGttaactgattttcaaaaagGGTGCCAAGTCCattcaatggaaaaagaatagtcttttaaacaaatggtgctggaacaattggagtCCTACgtgtaaaagaatgaagttggtctgggtgtggtggttcacacctgtaatcccagtgctttgggaggctaaggcaggaggactgcttgaacccagaagtttgagaccagactgggcaacataatgagacccttgtctcaaataaaataaaattaaaataaaaaataaaatatagaataaaataaaatagccacatgtggtggcatgcatctgtattactagctacttaggaggctgaggtaggaggatcacctgagcccagttcaaggctgtagtgagttatgatcatgccactgcactccagcctggatgacagggagaggccctgtctcagaaaaaaaaaacaaaaacaaaaacaaaaaaacatgaggTTGGATCCCTACTGCAGTcacatagaaaaattaactcaaaataggtAAACAATCTAAATATGAGCTAAAACCATAACCTCATAGAATAAACATAAGGGTAAATCTTCACAACCTTagatttggcaatggattcttagatatgacataagcaacatcaaaattaaaaactttcagccaggcgtggtggctcatgcctgtaatcccagcactctgagaggccgaggcgggcggatcatgaggtcaggagatcgagaccatcctgactaacacggtgaaaccccgtctctgctaaaaatacaaaaaattagccgggcgtggtggcgggcgcctgtagtcccagctactccgaaggctgaggcaggagaatggtgtgaacccgggaggcggagcttgcagtgagcctagatcatgccactgcactccagcttgggtgacagagccagactctgtctcaaaaaaaaaactttcaacctTTTGTGAGTGGTGGCTAGCACTAAGAGAAGCCAAGAAGGCCTCGGGCAAATGTCAAGAACACAAGGTGGTGGGGTGCCTGACCACCCCCAAAAGCTGCACACCAATCCTCTACCCTATGCGAATCTTTGAGCCTCTGGCACTTTGTATCTTAGCTGAAGAAGTCTTGGTGGAAACTGTCTCCAGTGGGTAGGTGATGGAGAACCCTCCCTCTTCAGGTGAAGAGTCTGGGCATCTGGCTGTACTATCCTCCAAGTGGCATCCAAAACCTAAACTGGGAACGTGGGTCCTGACCTGGTGGACACCACCACCTGGTGACAGAGTACCGGGCGCATTCCATTCagatgaggaagatgaaggaGATTGCATCAGAAAGTGCCATCGGTCAGCGATCAATTCCACCACTTCACCCTCAAGTTCCTTCTGCCCCACTAGTCCTGCCATGCCAGGATGAACCACACTTTGCTAACAAGAGACCCAATACCTTCTCTAGGTGCAGAGTCCTCTCCACCCCCAAGACAGTCCAGATAAACTCCttaggaacaacaacaaaaaaaaattaaaaacttttgttcatcAAAGGACATCGTCAAGAGATAAAGAGAGGCCCGGCACATTtgagaggctgacgtgggaggatctcttgaggccaggagtacaagaccagccagggcaacaaagcaaaaccctgtctctacaaaaaataacaatattggccggctgcagtggctcacgcctataatcccaacactttgggaggctgaggtgggtgggaggtcaagagatcaagaccaacctggccaacgtggtgaaacaccgtctctactgaaaacacaaaacgtagctgggtgtggtggtgcatgcctgcagtcccagctactcaggaagctgaggcaggagaatcgcttgaacccaggaggcagaggttgcagtaagccaagatcgcaccactgcactccagcctggtgacagaacgagactctgtctcaaaataagtaaataaataaaataacaatattagctgggcgtggtggtgtgcacctgtggtatggtcccagctactcaggaggctgaggcaagaggatcacttgagcctaggagatcaagactgcagtgagccatgatcacacaccactgcactccagcctaggtaacagagtaagaccccgtctcaaaacaagcaaacaaacaaacaaaaaagaaatgaaaacctacaaaatgggagaaaatatctgcaaatcatatatctgattagatttaatatccagaatatacaaagtacttctataactcaataataagaaaacccaatttaaaaatgggcaaatgactcAGATGGACagctctccaaagaaaatatacaaatggacaagcagcacatgaaaatatgctcaacatcattagccattagggaaatgcaaatcaaaaccacaatgagccaTGGATGGTGGCccacacttgcagtcccagcccaggagttcaaggctgcagtgacctctGATTGTGCTcatgcactccagactgggtggcaGAGTGGGACTCtacctctaaaaaataataatttctaaaccacaatgagataccaactcataCCTATTTATTATAGTTGGctgtaataaattttttttttagagatggggtcttgctatgttgcccaactgatcttaaactcctggcctcaagcaatcctcctgacttagcctcccaaagtagtgggattataggcatgagccattacacctcaccaaatgttttctttggggagtggggaagtgggagaacagggtcttgctctgtgcccaggctagagttctgtggcatgatcatagctcactgcaacctcaagctcctgggctcaagcaatcctactgtcCTAGCATTCCAAATAGNNNNNNNNNNNNNNNNNNNNNNNNNNNNNNNNNNNNNNNNNNNNNNNNNNNNNNNNNNNNNNNNNNNNNNNNNNNNNNNNNNNNNNNNNNNNNNNNNNNNtttttttttttttttttttttttttttttttttttgagacggagtctggctctgtcgcccaggctggagtgcagtggccggatctcagctcactgcaagctccgccccccgggtttacgccattctcctgcctcagcctcccgagtagctgggactacaggcgcccgccgcctcgcccggctagttttttgtattttttagtagagacggggtttcaccgtgttcgccaggatggtcttgatctcctgacctcgtgatccacccgtctcggcctcccaaagtgctgggattacaggcttgagccaccgcgcccggcccgataataattttttaaaaaatagagacagtaaaaaaaaaaaatagagacatacctgtaatctcaacactatgggaggctgaggcagcaggatcgcttgaggccaggacttcgagaccagcttgggcaacacagcaagaccctgtctctacaaaaaatagaaaaaattagcctagcatggtggtgcgtgccggttgtcccagctactcaggagcgtGAGCTGAGAGGATTGCTTTAAgccccggaggttgaggctgcagtgagctgtgattgcaccactgcactacaaactgacaccttgtctcaaaaacaaacaaacaaacaaacaaaaaaggtgtgGTCACTGTGGGAATTTATCACTTCCTGAAAAAGCTAGACGGAATtcccatataacccagcaattacACTCCCAGGTATACAGGCAAAAGGATTATAAACAGATGTAACCACAGGACCAGTTCAATCTggttcagctttttttttttttttttgagatggagttttgttcttcttgcccaggttggagtgcaaaggcggggttttggctcactgcaacctccggctcctgagttcgagcgattttcctgcctcagtctcccaagctgggattacaggcacccacccttgcgtggctaatttttttgtgtttttagtagagatggggtttcaccctgttggccaggctcatcttgaactcctgacctcgggtgatccacccacctcagtctccccaagtgctgggattacaagtgtgagccaccgcgcccagcctggttcAACTTTTATCAGTAACAAAATgatgagttgtttttcagttatAATAGATCCCCAGGCTGCAAGTCATGTAACCTGAGCATGCCCAGATGAACCAAGCGTGCCTGATAACTGACCCTGGTGTCGGTGGGAACACAAAAGTCAACCATAGGCATGACTTAAGCACTTAAATGGAGAAATGGACACCAAATTAGGAAGCATGGGGCGTCCTGTTTTGCTGCAATATGAACTCAAAGATCCAGCATTGCCTCTTTGCATGACCCAAACAGATCATGCCTTGTTGTATTTTCCCATCTCCCTCATAGTTGCTCTTTGCCTATAAAACCTGCCCCCAGATTCCATCTCGGGGAGACAAATTTGAGTGTTGCCTCTGGTTTCCCTGCTGGTCGACCTTACAATAAAGCCTTTTCTCAAAAGCTGATGACATAGTATTGGCTTCTATGTGTGTCTAGCAGTGAGCCCATTGCTTGGTAACACAATTGGCTCAAACATTTATAAGccaatgttcattgcaacattattcaaaatagcaacAAAGCAGAAATAACCCAAGTGTTcataaacagatgaatgaataaacaaaatgtggtatatacatacaatggaatattattcagccataaaaagaaatgaagttctggccaggtgtggtggctcacgcctgtaatcccagcactttgggaagtcgaggtgggtggatcacttgaggtccggagttcaagaccagcctggccaacatagtgaaacccaattgctactaaaaatacaaagaattaactgggtgtggtggcaggcgcctataatcccagttacttgggagactgaggcaggagaattgcttgaatctaggaggcagaggttgcagtgagctgagatggcacactgcactccagcctgggcaacaaggacaaaacaccatctctaaataaataaataaatataaaataagatagccaggcatggtggagcgtgcctgtagtcccagctacttggaaggcccaggcatcagaattacttgaacctgggtggcgcaggctgcagtgagctgagatggtgccactgtcctccagcctgaaACTGAGGGAGAtcgtgtctcaaaaataaaataaaataaaataaaataaaaagaaatgaagttctgggccaatgctacaacatggataaaccttgacaACCCCATGCTCAATGAAACAAGGTGGACACAAAAAGACATATACGGTATGATTCCACTGACATAAGGTAATTGAGTAACCAAATGTATAGAGACCATATAATAGAGGTTACCAAAGGAGAGCAGGACAGGAGGAGAGGGGGAAATAGGaagttattgcttaatggttaCAGTTTCTGTTTCaggtgatgaaaaagttttggaaatagagtgatgatggttgcacaatattgtgaatgtaattaatgccactgaattatacacctaaaaatagttaaaatggcattaaaaaaaaaatacagtatcttgctctctggtccaggctggagtgcagtggtacaatcatagctcactgcagcctcaatctctcaggctgaagagatcctcctcctgcctcagcctcctacaactagctgagactacaggtgagtgccactacacctggctaattttcttgatttttagtagaaatgagatcTTGCTGTGCTctccaggctgatctggaactcctgagctcaagtgatcatcccgcctccacctcccaaagtgctgggattacaagtgtgagccattgcacccagctgcAAATTTTTAGTACATAAATTTTTACcgtattacaaaaaaaaaaaaaaggaaaaaagaatactgAAGTTTATACCCTGGTCTCTTACCTTCTTCCAGTCTCTAGATCCTTGTCACATACATTAGCCTAAGTTTGTTCTATCATAAGCACTTATACGCCCcctttttgggtgtgtgtgtttgttttttgagacggagtttctcgctcttgttgcccaggttggagtacaatggcatgatctcggctcactgcactctccacctcccgggttctagcgactctcctgcctcagcctcctgagtagctgggattaccagctactgcgtcaccatgcccagctaattttcgtatttttagtagagatggggtttccccatgttggtcaggctggtctcgaactcccaaccttaggtgatccgcccgtctccacctcccaaagtgctgggattacaggtatgagccaccacacccggcctatactccccatttaaaacacaaaaaaacacctcTTTGACTTTTCCCTTTTGTAAGTCGCTTTAAGTCTATATCATACCCACCTGTGGGTGGCATAGCTTTGGTCTGAATACTGGCCCAATTGAGATATCTGTGTTCTCTATGGGACTATCGTGCTTGATGGATCGCTGTTCCTCGTCACCCCAATATCTGCTGCTGTGTGCCACATGACAAAATCCTTGTCTTGAAGTAGTTATCTTCTTGGGAAAATATATTCAGGAGAACATTCAAGACAGTCTGCAACAGCGTTTCCCTAATGTCAGTTATTTGGATGCTGCCTTCCTATACTAGTATCTACAATGGTTAACATCTTCTTTAAATAGAACCATTTattggaaaaaatttttaatgtaaataagaaAACCAGTATTACCTGCCACAAATAACAAAGATAAACTGTCCAAAATCATGAATACAAAGCAGTTTAAGGTCTagctttatataataatattgcCCACTGAAAGCTTTGAGCCTAAAGTCTGATCTCTGtctaaaagggaaagaagaaaaagtgaggTTAAAGATATGAATATGAAATGAGGTTTTCTCCTGGCTGTAAGACCAAGTGCAAGGGACTTTCTCAATATGTGAGTGAATATAATTTGCGATATTATTTAATCAATTCTGAGATACTTTTCCCccaattttattacttttattattattattattgagactgattctcactctgtcgcccaggctggaatgcagtgacgcgatctcggctcactgtaacttctccctcccgggttctagctattctcctgcctcagcctcccgagttgctaggattacaggcgcccgccaccacgcccggccttttaaaatttttggtagagactgggttttgccctgttggccaggctggtctcgaactcctgacctcaagtgatccgcccgcttcggcctcccaaagtgctgggattacaggcttgagccaccgcgcccggtctttccccaaattttaatactttaaaataggGAACATCTTACAATCAACAGGTTGTGACAGGTTAATTAGCCGCGTTTTATCTTTGATAGGTAGCTCTAAAGTCAAGACAACTCGGGCAAGATCCCGGGCAAGATTCCAGCACTGCCTATTGTCATTTGTAGACCGGGGACAGGAATACCTATCTCACAGGCTGTTAGACACAATAGCGCCGGTGAAGCGCTTGTCACAAAGCCTGACCCAGGACAATCTCAAAAACGGAGATTCtgttatttaaattgtttatttttgtgcgCTAAGTTTCACATCAACCCGTCTCTTGATAGGTTCCTACCAGGCACTAGAGATATGTTTTAGAAATTACTTATGATCGTAGAAGCCGCTGGAAGTCCATACACTCAATCTCATCGCTCTAGCGCAGCAAACAGCTGCGCTCCCGCCGGCCCAAGCTTCCGCAACTGCGTAGTCGGCGCTGTGACGTCCGGCGCGGCTCTGTGACGTCACGAATCGGTTCACTGTAAGAGGGGAGGGCCTTCTTCTCCAGGGGAGGGCTACGTGTTGACGCCATACGCCAGGGCGGGGCCGAGAGTTTAGAGCCCCGGAGTGGGGTGTCGGCGCCTCATTCGGGTGGAGCTCAGCCGGAGACAGGTAACCTTGCGCTGTCGCTGCGCCCGTCTCGGTGCTGGGTAGCGCGGCGCTTGGCGGCCCGGGGTTGGAGATCGCGGTAAAGGGCGAGGCCGCCGCGCCCTTGGTGCTGCGGGTGCCGCGGTGACAGGGGAGTGGAGCTGGATGGAGTGGGGCTGACGGAGGGTGGTAGGAGGGACGGGACCTGATGGATGGCCGCGGTAGCCAATGGCGCCGCGGGGCCCGCCCGGCGGGCGGAGATTGGCGGGTACGAGCGCGCTCCGAGGTCGCGCGGGGCGCGGAGCGACGCGCCATTGGCGGTGGTAGAGCGAGGGGCGGGCGCGGCGGCGGATGTGAGGGAGAGGGCGGTGCGTCCGCAAGGGTGACCCCCAAGGTCGCCGCGGGCGTCATGTGGGCGGGCAGCTCTCCGGCGGCGTCCTTCCCGACCGGGACGCACTCTCCTTCCCGCCTGTGAGGACCGCGTCGCTTTGTCCGAAAGATAGTGTGGCCTGCTCGAGTCGCGTCGGAGCATCTAGCCTTGGGGTGGCCCTGGGTGGGACTGCCTGTTTAGATTACGGCGCAGACCTTGGCCCCGCCCCCACACCTGCTGCCCAAAGTTGGGACGAACAGATTGACTGAGATGAACCTTGTTTTCCGTAGAAACATCTTTCAAGCACCATTTTCCCTCGAAAATGTATCAGACCATGGATATGAGTTTTAACCTACTGAGATTTAATAGAAAACTTGCCGTGCCCTCGCCCTGACCCGAGTGCGTCCCACCTGCCATCCCCATCCCTTTGCCCAGAATATAGGACTTAGTGTTAGGGTTTCCTTGTGCCTTGTCTTGTACCCTGAGGCTGATTTCCAGGTACACTGCTCTGAACAGCTGGGTTTAGGATGGGTGGCATAGGATAAAGCCTTTTTGTATAAGGCAGCATTAGTTGCAACAAACTGTACTTTGCCGTGTAGACCTAGGAGAGTATATACCACTATTGTAGTTTTGTAAATTAGCTGAGGACTGGATCTTGGAAAGTTGAATAAAGGTCACTGTAtgctcattttttgttgttgttgtcttgttttgtttgagatggagtctcaccctgtcgcccaggctggagtgctgtggcacgatctcggctcactgcaacctctgccttcctggattcaagtgattctcctgcctcagcctcccgagtagctggtattacaggcacgcgcctggctaatttttgtatgtttagtagagatgggttttcaccaccTTGGCTaggttgttctcgaactcctgacctctggtgagccacccgccttggcctccaaggtgctgggattacaggcgtgagccactgcacccggcccctcattatttttttttaagcacactTTTCACATTTCAGTTACTTTTTCAgtttaaataatatctttattgGGATAAAATTCACATACCATGCAGTTCACCCATTTGACGTGCACAATTTCAGCCAGTCGTGGTGggtcatgtttgtaatcccagcactttgggagactgtggaAGGAATATCgattgagctcaagagttcaaggagACCACCCTTAGCAACCTAAGTGATACCCtgcatttacaaaaaataaaattctcagggtatggtggcatatacctgtagtcccaactactcaggaggctgaggttggaggatggcATGAGCCAG
This window harbors:
- the LOC110742820 gene encoding extensin-like, giving the protein MTPAATLGVTLADAPPSPSHPPPRPPLALPPPMARRSAPRATSERARTRQSPPAGRAPRRHWLPRPSIRSRPSYHPPSAPLHPAPLPCHRGTRSTKGAAASPFTAISNPGPPSAALPSTETGAATAQGYLSPAELHPNEAPTPHSGALNSRPRPGVWRQHVALPWRRRPSPLTVNRFVTSQSRAGRHSADYAVAEAWAGGSAAVCCARAMRLSVWTSSGFYDHK